The following proteins are encoded in a genomic region of Anguilla anguilla isolate fAngAng1 chromosome 15, fAngAng1.pri, whole genome shotgun sequence:
- the LOC118213818 gene encoding CD276 antigen homolog isoform X2 has product MASYNQLRTIRGDACVLGMVGKSAVLPCVYNGTLDLDGGNVSVEWRTGTELVHRSVLGEEGEVTQSASSRSRTRLVADATRNGDVSLLVSDVTVRDARSYDCYLTRPGEQSSAPLCTVCLSAAAHFTHPVVEREDGAVGDEANFTCHSRGGFPEPMVHWFIDGKEHPLVGTVRTYNTTLPETELYNITSTLLVNLTHDITVSCAVENRLLNETLTSTNFRVSASPVVGRASEAMWMFSTALCVLVGILVVTAVARQIKHDYDRKKKRRQHQETGDKDSSTDDESEQIVLENLDCLTETTI; this is encoded by the exons ATGGCTTCTTACAATCAGCTTAGAACGATCAGAG GAGACGCGTGTGTTCTTGGGATGGTCGGAAAGTCTGCCGTTCTGCCCTGCGTCTATAACGGAACGCTCGACCTGGACGGTGGGAACGTGTCCGTGGAGTGGAGGACAGGAACTGAACTGGTGCACAGATCAgtgctgggagaggagggggaagtgaCGCAGTCCGCATCGAGCAGGAGCAGGACGCGGCTCGTAGCAGACGCAACGCGGAACGGCGACGTCTCCCTGCTCGTCTCTGATGTCACCGTGCGAGATGCACGGAGCTACGACTGCTACCTCACCCGCCCAGGAGAGCAGTCCAGCGCTCCCCTGTGTAccgtgtgtctcagtgctgccG CTCACTTCACCCACCctgtggtagagagagaggatggggcGGTGGGCGACGAGGCTAACTTTACCTGTCACTCCAGAGGAGGGTTCCCTGAACCCATGGTCCACTGGTTCATCGATGGAAAAGAGCACCCCCTTGTGGGCACAGTGCGCACGTACAACACAACGCTTCCTGAGACTGAACTTTACAACATCACCAGCACCCTGTTAGTCAATCTCACGCATGACATAACTGTGTCATGTGCGGTAGAGAACCGCCTGCTCAATGAGACGCTGACATCAACCAACT TTCGAGTCTCGGCGAGTCCGGTTGTGGGCCGGGCCTCCGAGGCCATGTGGATGTTCAGCACCGCCCTGTGTGTGCTCGTGGGAATTCTGGTGGTGACTGCGGTGGCGCGCCAGATCAAGCACGACTACGATCGCAAGAAGAAACGCCGGCAGCACCAGG agACCGGAGACAAGGACAGCAGCACTGATGACGAGAGCGAGCAGATAGTGTTGGAGAATCTGGACTGCCTGACCGAGACGACCATTTAG
- the LOC118213818 gene encoding CD276 antigen homolog isoform X1 — MLIIWTTGLLLSMLSLGDACVLGMVGKSAVLPCVYNGTLDLDGGNVSVEWRTGTELVHRSVLGEEGEVTQSASSRSRTRLVADATRNGDVSLLVSDVTVRDARSYDCYLTRPGEQSSAPLCTVCLSAAAHFTHPVVEREDGAVGDEANFTCHSRGGFPEPMVHWFIDGKEHPLVGTVRTYNTTLPETELYNITSTLLVNLTHDITVSCAVENRLLNETLTSTNFRVSASPVVGRASEAMWMFSTALCVLVGILVVTAVARQIKHDYDRKKKRRQHQETGDKDSSTDDESEQIVLENLDCLTETTI; from the exons ATGTTAATTATTTGGACCACCGGATTGCTGTTAAGTATGCTGTCACTTG GAGACGCGTGTGTTCTTGGGATGGTCGGAAAGTCTGCCGTTCTGCCCTGCGTCTATAACGGAACGCTCGACCTGGACGGTGGGAACGTGTCCGTGGAGTGGAGGACAGGAACTGAACTGGTGCACAGATCAgtgctgggagaggagggggaagtgaCGCAGTCCGCATCGAGCAGGAGCAGGACGCGGCTCGTAGCAGACGCAACGCGGAACGGCGACGTCTCCCTGCTCGTCTCTGATGTCACCGTGCGAGATGCACGGAGCTACGACTGCTACCTCACCCGCCCAGGAGAGCAGTCCAGCGCTCCCCTGTGTAccgtgtgtctcagtgctgccG CTCACTTCACCCACCctgtggtagagagagaggatggggcGGTGGGCGACGAGGCTAACTTTACCTGTCACTCCAGAGGAGGGTTCCCTGAACCCATGGTCCACTGGTTCATCGATGGAAAAGAGCACCCCCTTGTGGGCACAGTGCGCACGTACAACACAACGCTTCCTGAGACTGAACTTTACAACATCACCAGCACCCTGTTAGTCAATCTCACGCATGACATAACTGTGTCATGTGCGGTAGAGAACCGCCTGCTCAATGAGACGCTGACATCAACCAACT TTCGAGTCTCGGCGAGTCCGGTTGTGGGCCGGGCCTCCGAGGCCATGTGGATGTTCAGCACCGCCCTGTGTGTGCTCGTGGGAATTCTGGTGGTGACTGCGGTGGCGCGCCAGATCAAGCACGACTACGATCGCAAGAAGAAACGCCGGCAGCACCAGG agACCGGAGACAAGGACAGCAGCACTGATGACGAGAGCGAGCAGATAGTGTTGGAGAATCTGGACTGCCTGACCGAGACGACCATTTAG